One stretch of Hemiscyllium ocellatum isolate sHemOce1 chromosome 27 unlocalized genomic scaffold, sHemOce1.pat.X.cur. SUPER_27_unloc_3, whole genome shotgun sequence DNA includes these proteins:
- the LOC132808019 gene encoding zinc finger protein 835-like — protein sequence MEKPEESRPVEKPWKCGDCGKGFRVPSALETHRRSHTGERPFPCTDRGKAFRHSSHLLAHQRGHTGERPFSCPECGKAFSTSSTLLSHQHVHTGERPFSCPECGKAFRYSSTLRTHRRFHAGERPFSCPECGKAFRYSSILWTHRRFHTGERPFSCPECGKAFTRVSALRSHRRVHTGERSFSCPECRKAFTDISSLLKHQQIHTGEMPFTCSQCGKAFSTSSHLLTHLHVHTGERQYTCPHCGKGFRYSSGLLTHQRVHTGERPYTCSQCGKGFTYSSHLRRHQRIHTGEKPISCPECGKALTDISSLMKHLRIHTGERPYTCPQCGKGFSTSSSLLRHQRIHTGERPYTCPQCGKGFTCSSNLRRHQRVHVPLQGE from the coding sequence atggagaaacccgaggaatcccgccccgtggagaaaccatggaagtgtggtgactgtgggaaaggcttccgcgtaccgtctgccctggagactcatcggcgcagtcacaccggggagaggccattcccctgcaccgaccgcgggaaggccttcagacattcctcccacctgctggcccaccagcggggccacacgggggaaaggcccttcagctgcccagagtgtgggaaggccttcagcacttcctccaccctgctgagccATCAGCATgtccacacaggagagaggccgttcagctgccctgagtgtgggaaggccttcaggtattcctccacCTTGCGGACCCACCGGCGTTTCCACgcgggggaaaggcccttcagctgccctgagtgtgggaaggccttcaggtattcctccaTCTTGTGGACCCACCGGCGtttccacacgggggagaggcccttcagctgccccgagtgtgggaaggcctttacccgcgTCTCTGCCTTGCGGAGCCACcggcgtgtccacaccggggagaggtcCTTTAGCTGCCCTGAATGCAGGAAGGCCTTTACCGACATCTCCTCCCTGTTGAAGCATCAgcagatccacacgggggagatgCCCtttacctgctctcagtgcgggaaggccttcagcacatcctcccacctgctgacccacctgcatgtccacacaggggagagacagTACACCTGCCCTcactgcgggaagggcttcaggtattcctccggcctgctgacccaccagcgggtccacacaggggagagaccgtacacctgctctcagtgcgggaagggcttcacctactcctcccacctgcggagacaccagcggatccacacgggggaaaaGCCcatcagctgcccagagtgcgggaaggccttgaCCGACATCTCCTCCCTGATGAAGCATCTGCGGATCCATACcggggagagaccgtacacctgccctcagtgtgggaagggcttcagcacatcttcctccctgctgaggcaccagcggatccacacaggggagagaccaTACACCTgccctcagtgcgggaagggcttcacctgctcctccaacctgcggagacaccagcgagttcacgtgccattgCAGGGGGAGtga